The nucleotide sequence CTCGAgatttataagatttctagTTGGTTTTCTTATCATCTGCTTTCTTGGTAGGGGTCTCCTCTCTGTAGTGGAGGAAAACCAGGGCAAATAGCCATACTCCGACCATCATGGAGAATGAACTGATGTAGTAAGGATAGGCGCTAGGAATGAATCTCTCGTACTCTGTGTGTTGCAGAGGACGAACGGAAACTTGTGTGGTGCTGTAGAGATGAGTGTATCCTACTCTGTTGTAGTCCACTTTGAACTGATAAACCCCGTAGACATCGGGAATCTTGAATTTGGCTTGATACTCTCCCGGTTTTACTTGTTTCAACGTCGTCCGGACAAATGGATCAATACGAACAAACTCGAGCTGAACATCACTGGCAACAAAAGGTTCCCAGGCACCATTATTGCTCCTCTCCAGGCGAATGGTGTAGACAACTGGCTCGAGGATTGTGTAGGAAGCTGGAGGTTCCTTTTCTCCATCTCTTGCATGAGCCACTGAGACCACCCGGAGACGTCCAGTTTCCCCAAAGACCCATTTGCTGATTGTGATACCGACGTCCTGGTTGCCGGATTTGGGACTGTGCTTTCCGCCAATTGCCTTCTGGACGGAAGCAGAGAAAGCCTCGTCGGAGAAGAAGTAGAGAGATCCGGAGAAGACGACACGGGCATTGTTCCGAGCTTGGAGGGCTGCAATCAGGAGGGTTCCTTTGCCAATGGCATGGGGGTACTCCTTGATAGGGCTGCTGGGATTGTAGCTGTAAGCTGTGCTGTCTGCAGTCAGAAGTTGCAGGATCAGCGGATTCTCGCGATCGGCAATCAATCCAGTGCCTTTGTAGAGAAGTGGAGGCCCGGTTTTGGGGCCCACAATCACCGGAGCATCAATGAGATTGTCAGGAGATGCAACAATCAGCGTATGCTCGCCAGGATCGGCCAAATCGTAGTTCAAGTGATCTATAACTGATGCTCCCTCTTCATCAAGCTCAAAGCCACATTCTGAGGCTAGTTCACGGATGGCATCCCCGGAATCTGAGCCTCCAGCAATGAGAACATTGCCTCCATCATCAATAAATTCCGCAAGTTTCGGTACACTCAAATCCCCGCCGAATTCCTCAACTGAAGGCGCAAAGATGACAATGTGCTTGTACAGATACTCTCCATACTTGGCAATCACGAGATTGCTATCATCAGCTAGCTTGTAGGTCAATTTGTAGCCCCGATCTGCCggaaaaaatattgattatcAGAGGACACGTAAGCAAGTGAGGTTAGGTTGAGTTGCAGCTTTTTCTACGTACCTATGAGGTTTTTGAAGAAGATCGAATGTGTCTCCTTAATGGCCAGATTGTCCAGCAGCACCAGAACATCATTTCCCGTCTGGGAAGCTGCCACAGCGCCCAGAAAAAGGACAAATACCACAGCCGGCACCTTCAGCATTtttcacaccaaaaaaaaaacacttgactaatttttcgattttcgaaattgcaaaatttgtgAGAGAAGATGTTACGCGAGTTTCTCTCCGTgacattttctcctatttttcccatCTGCCCGCTCTCCGTATTcacgaatatcggagagaaGGAGGTGAGATTTTCGTGAGGAACTTCTTGTGGAAATCGTTTTTTGACATTCCGCGGGTATGAAATTCATGCCAACCGTCACCTACTTTCACTTGCATGAAATTGATAACATCGGCTGTTAACATTCTGGCCCCGTATCGTATATCCTCCACTTTGTGAGAGAAGATTTTACGCGAGCTTCTCTCCGTAacgttttctcctatttttcccatCTGCCCGCTCTCCGTAtccacgaatatcggagagaagcaggtgagattttcgtgtggaactttttgtggaaatcgTTTTTTGATATTCCGCGCGTTGTTTTTGGtcacaaaaaaaactgaatactgaagtaattataaattaaatgaatgaatgaatgaagaaCACATATAAGAACTATagtcaatttaagaaaaatagaaagatcgttgaaaatttgaaatttataagatactgatATACATACAATCACTCAAGGgtaaaattcaatattgatataaggtaaatttaagctaattcaaaacttgctccaaatggaaatttttctctaatcCAAATGAagacgtcattgttttcataataaatacagtagtaaattactatatttatttattttatatacctcagttttattatttagttaattttgctccaaataaagcaaaaatccattcatattcacaaatttttatttgttaatttctcagaaaaagtAAAAGTGTACTTTTTCACCACTGAATTTTTCGtcaatcgaccatgttttccaatgaaaaacacaataaggtgactgttgtttattcattttgtttaacatttatgttatatttctgggtaattttagttaaataaaatgctaatctttattgttaacggtacgtgaagttttcaaatgaaataattacctatttcgtgaacaaaaagggtttttctaaagtgtctgcaaatgcttcaattggaaaccccggaaatatgattttttggagagattttcttattgttttagatgggaaaggtgaaaagaccaggaataagaacaaatctcgcactcaagagcaactgaacagaaggttttggaagcatttcgtcgtggtttcgtttacactgtttgtctccaattagaaaatttcccttgtctccatttggattaaattttttccaatagaagcattttgcacttgtgaatttttcttatatttaagaagttttcaaattatatctaaagtattttcactaaagagtaacattctagaagagtcaaggagcaatattatgtaattctcttcagaaaaaatatgaagttattgtgttgaatcttctgtcaaagttaaagcgtctagaaatggttttgaattagaacatttaccctatgtttttctcggaaaattctagacattatccgttttattttctatttcacatagagtatttgaaggaattttctcgaataaaaactttgttaacctaaagaaaagagtttcaaatattgtaattagtttttcaattgagaagtaacaatttttcttagattgtatgtcgaataaaaaaggataatatagatgcaaatttaaagaatctcattcaatatattttttcctaatttaaggAGGAATAcgtacatataaaaaaaatatttgttttgttgacTCTTGAGATCTAACAATTTCAACTTACTAAAAAAGACCTTTTCCTGATAAACTCCCTATAAATTATGCGATCTTTTTTCTCCAgttttagttaaaacaaaaattatgagttttaactttttcgcgtctatagggtcatatatgacccggggaaaaaacaatttttttgactatttacattaatttgaaatctatcggtttgtgcactctacatcataatagaag is from Phlebotomus papatasi isolate M1 chromosome 1, Ppap_2.1, whole genome shotgun sequence and encodes:
- the LOC129799622 gene encoding dolichyl-diphosphooligosaccharide--protein glycosyltransferase 48 kDa subunit; amino-acid sequence: MLKVPAVVFVLFLGAVAASQTGNDVLVLLDNLAIKETHSIFFKNLIDRGYKLTYKLADDSNLVIAKYGEYLYKHIVIFAPSVEEFGGDLSVPKLAEFIDDGGNVLIAGGSDSGDAIRELASECGFELDEEGASVIDHLNYDLADPGEHTLIVASPDNLIDAPVIVGPKTGPPLLYKGTGLIADRENPLILQLLTADSTAYSYNPSSPIKEYPHAIGKGTLLIAALQARNNARVVFSGSLYFFSDEAFSASVQKAIGGKHSPKSGNQDVGITISKWVFGETGRLRVVSVAHARDGEKEPPASYTILEPVVYTIRLERSNNGAWEPFVASDVQLEFVRIDPFVRTTLKQVKPGEYQAKFKIPDVYGVYQFKVDYNRVGYTHLYSTTQVSVRPLQHTEYERFIPSAYPYYISSFSMMVGVWLFALVFLHYREETPTKKADDKKTN